In the genome of Terriglobales bacterium, the window GCGGAGTAGAGATGCTCTTCGCCGTCCACCACCGCCACCTGCACCAGGCCGTCCGCCAGCTTCATGGCGATGGCCACCGCGTTCTCCAGGCGCCGCTCGATCCCCGCCTTCACCAGCAGCCGGTCCACTACCACCTCGATGGTGTGATTGCGCCGCTTGTCCAGGCGAATCTCCTCGTCCAGGCTGCGCAACTCGCCGTCGATGCGGGCCCGCGTGAACCCCGCCTGCGCCAGCTTTTCCAGCTCTTTCTTGAACTCGCCCTTGCGGCCGCGCACCAGCGGAGCCAGGATCATCACCCGCTCTTCCGGCTTGAGCGCCATCACTCGCTCGACGATCTGCTCCGCCGACTGGCGCGAGATGGCCCGCCCGCAGCGCGGACAGTGCGGCGCGCCCACCGACGAGTACACCAGCCGCAGGTAGTCGTAAATCTCGGTGATGGTGCCCACCGTGGACCGCGGGCTGCGGCTGGTGGTCTTCTGCTCGATGGAGATGGCGGGCGAAAGGCCGTCGATGGCGTCCACGTCCGGCCGCTCCATCTGGTCCAGGAATTGCCGGGCGTAGGCGGAAAGCGTCTCCACATAGCGCCGCTGCCCCTCGGCGTAGATGGTGTCGAAGGCCAGCGAGGACTTCCCCGACCCGCTCAGCCCGGTAATGACGGTCAGCGTGCCCCGGGGGATGGTGACGTTGATGTTCTTGAGGTTGTGCTGCCGCGCGCCGCGGACCGTGATCTCCCGGATAGGCATGAACAAAACCGGCGCCGTACAGGCAGCTTCAGAAAGCGCCGCGCACAACGCTACGCGTGTATCTTATTTGTTAACACCACGGCCGGTCAACGCGGGTAGAGTAGTGCTGGACGTTCCCCCGAGCGCTGGATGGTTTTCACTGGGTACTGGGTACTCGGTACTCGCATGCATGGAACATTGCTGCCAGATGCTGCAGGACGCCGTGGATGGCGAAGCCATCGTCAACGCCCCGCGCTCCCGCATGGAGGGAAGGCTGCTGAACGAGGTGGATTCCGACTACGCGGTTCGCTCCGCCGATTCGCGGCCGAACGTGTATCCTATGAACTTCTGTCCCTTCTGCGGACGCGCCATTTCGCGCTCCATCTGGAACGCGGAGAAGAAGAAATGATGGCGGCAACCTTCCGGGTTCGTTCGGGGTCTAAAGCTGCAAAGGGGCCCGCTGGCAACTGGCAACGGGGTACTGGCAACTAGAACATGCGCACTCTGTTGGTTTCAGGCACGGTGTTTCTTACCATCCTGTGGGCGCTGGCCCTGGGTGTCCTCTGCGGCTATGCCGCCCTGCTGGGCGTTTTTCGCATCCTGATGCCCAATCGCCGGCCGCCGGAAGAGCAGCGTCCCGCCGGCCTGAAAGAGATGGTCCAGGCCCCCTCCGGTGGGCGCACTTGAGCCCCCACCCAAGCCACCTGCCTGCATGAATCGCGCCTACCCGCAGCGTCCCCTGGTCGGTGTGGGTGCGGTCATCGTGGATGCAGCCCGCGTGGTCGTAGTGCGCCGCGCCGGTGAACCGCTCAAAGGCCATTGGTCCATCCCCGGCGGCCTGATCGAAGCCGGCGAAACTCTGCAAGCCGCCGTCGTCCGCGAAGCCAGGGAGGAGACCGGGCTCACGGTGCAGGTGGGCGAATTGCTCGAGGTCTTCGACCGCATCACGCTCGATGCCGAAGGCAAAGTGCAGTACCACTTCGTCCTTCTCGACTTCCTTTGCCGTGCCGTCTCAGGCGAACTGAAGGCCGGAGGCGACGCCGCCGAAGCCCGCTGGCTCACCGCCCAGGAGCTGGCCGGTTTTCCCATCGCTCTCGACGCCGCCGAAGTCTTGCGCAAGGGCCTAAAGCGCGCCGAGCATGACCGCGGCGACCGTTTCCTGGAAGAAATCAAGAACCCACCGCAGTAGATTCCGGTAGCTTTGTCATTCCGAGCGAAGCGAGGAATCTCTACTTCGGGATGAGGCCTGCGGGAAATCCTGCCGCCTTCCTCCCCTCCCGTGATAAAAACTCCCATCACCGCGCGTGAACCTGCTGCGCCAACTCGTCGCCCGTCTGGCCGCTCTGCCCGCCCGGCACGTGAGCCTGGCCATCTCGCTGGCCGTGACCCTGGCCGGCCTGCTGGTCTTTACGTTTGCCAACGTCAGCGGCGATCCGCGTCCCGGCTTCGCCTTCGTGCAGCACATCGAATTGCGTTCGCTGGACGCGCGCTTCAACCTGCGCG includes:
- a CDS encoding NUDIX hydrolase, which translates into the protein MNRAYPQRPLVGVGAVIVDAARVVVVRRAGEPLKGHWSIPGGLIEAGETLQAAVVREAREETGLTVQVGELLEVFDRITLDAEGKVQYHFVLLDFLCRAVSGELKAGGDAAEARWLTAQELAGFPIALDAAEVLRKGLKRAEHDRGDRFLEEIKNPPQ